One segment of Candidatus Nitrospira nitrosa DNA contains the following:
- a CDS encoding M20 metallopeptidase family protein → MALVAPELYDKLVTVRRELHRYPELSGQEARTATVISRFLHELGIHHRTNVAGHGVVADIHGRSGVPCVVLRADTDALPIQEETGLEFASAHNGIMHACGHDGHTTMLLGAAALLSQEKGLAAPVRLIFQPAEEKGIGAIAMIQEGALSGAGLVFGGHLDRHYRPGTIVVSEGPVNASSDNFAIEIIGQGAHGARPHESIDAVVVGSLMIMALQTIVSREVDPARPSVVSVGQFHAGTAPNVIAGQAKLEGTVRAQDPAVRRQLLSSVRRIAESIAQLHGAKIHVTVTEGTPPLVNDAVMAGLARQAAIEAVGEANVLPLKTANMGAEDFSYYLEKIPGAYVRFGSQVPGREGYPAHSSKFDFDEEALAVGAVYYRAIARIAGQQLRQHSTSS, encoded by the coding sequence ATGGCATTGGTTGCTCCAGAGCTCTATGACAAATTAGTCACAGTGCGGCGAGAGCTTCATCGATATCCTGAGCTGAGTGGGCAGGAAGCTCGGACGGCCACAGTCATCAGCAGGTTTCTCCACGAGCTTGGCATTCATCACCGCACGAACGTCGCGGGCCATGGAGTCGTCGCCGACATTCACGGGAGATCCGGAGTGCCTTGTGTGGTGTTGCGGGCCGATACGGATGCGCTTCCCATTCAAGAAGAAACCGGTCTCGAATTCGCGTCGGCGCATAACGGCATCATGCATGCGTGTGGCCATGACGGGCATACCACCATGTTGCTTGGTGCCGCGGCGTTGCTTTCCCAGGAGAAGGGCTTGGCGGCACCGGTGCGGTTGATTTTTCAACCGGCTGAAGAAAAAGGAATCGGTGCGATCGCCATGATCCAGGAGGGCGCACTTAGTGGAGCAGGCCTGGTCTTCGGCGGACATCTGGATCGGCATTACCGCCCCGGCACCATCGTGGTGAGTGAGGGGCCGGTCAATGCATCGTCGGATAATTTTGCCATTGAGATCATCGGGCAGGGAGCACATGGAGCCAGACCACATGAAAGCATTGATGCGGTCGTGGTGGGGAGCCTTATGATCATGGCGTTACAGACGATCGTCTCACGTGAGGTCGATCCGGCCCGGCCCTCGGTTGTGTCGGTCGGTCAATTTCATGCCGGGACCGCACCAAACGTGATCGCGGGGCAGGCCAAGTTGGAAGGAACGGTGCGGGCGCAAGATCCGGCTGTCCGCAGACAGTTGCTCAGCTCCGTACGTCGTATTGCTGAATCGATCGCGCAATTACACGGGGCGAAAATCCATGTCACGGTAACCGAAGGCACACCACCTCTTGTGAACGATGCGGTAATGGCGGGCCTCGCGCGGCAAGCCGCAATCGAGGCAGTGGGGGAAGCGAATGTGTTGCCGCTGAAGACAGCCAATATGGGGGCGGAAGATTTCAGCTACTATCTGGAAAAGATTCCAGGAGCGTACGTCCGATTCGGCAGCCAAGTTCCTGGTCGAGAAGGCTATCCGGCCCATTCCAGCAAGTTTGACTTTGATGAAGAAGCGCTGGCGGTAGGGGCAGTCTATTATCGGGCGATCGCCAGAATTGCCGGCCAGCAGCTTCGTCAACACTCGACCTCCTCCTGA
- a CDS encoding macro domain-containing protein: MLKEVTGDILRTTAEMVAHGVAPNDNYANGLALSLRQQWPAMYKDFRHYCQTFTPKTGDLWTWAGVGGVRIVSLFTQEAAPGHGAKPGKATIENVNHCLKALAKLVESEKVKSVALPRLATGVGGLDWKDVKPLIEKHLGHLSVPVYVYAVYQPGAQAKEV, encoded by the coding sequence ATGCTGAAAGAAGTCACGGGGGATATTTTACGGACAACCGCTGAAATGGTCGCGCATGGGGTGGCTCCGAACGACAACTATGCCAACGGGTTAGCCTTGAGCCTGCGACAGCAGTGGCCTGCGATGTACAAAGATTTCAGGCATTACTGCCAAACATTTACACCGAAGACCGGTGACTTGTGGACTTGGGCCGGTGTGGGTGGGGTACGAATCGTGAGTCTCTTTACACAGGAGGCTGCTCCCGGTCATGGAGCGAAGCCGGGAAAAGCCACAATCGAAAACGTCAACCACTGTCTCAAGGCCCTTGCCAAGTTGGTTGAAAGCGAGAAGGTTAAAAGTGTTGCCCTACCTCGCTTGGCGACCGGTGTCGGTGGACTCGATTGGAAGGACGTCAAGCCGTTGATCGAGAAACATCTCGGCCATTTGTCTGTTCCTGTCTATGTGTATGCGGTCTATCAGCCGGGTGCGCAGGCCAAGGAAGTCTGA
- a CDS encoding GNAT family N-acetyltransferase: MVHIRPATEEDFPAILRVQQSAFGEYASVQTVSGWTTETLESLKADAREKQIFVAVEDQTIVGSVRFWTVAGVCVIRLLSVNPGHQHQGVGKALIREIEQVVTNAHKLYACTMLRTARNIQFFLNLGYKAETILPDHYDHLDLICFAKYR; encoded by the coding sequence ATGGTGCACATCCGGCCGGCAACCGAAGAAGATTTTCCTGCGATCCTCCGCGTACAACAGTCCGCCTTCGGCGAATATGCTTCGGTCCAGACCGTGAGCGGGTGGACGACGGAAACCCTTGAGAGCCTCAAAGCGGACGCCAGGGAAAAACAGATCTTTGTGGCCGTTGAAGACCAAACCATCGTCGGCTCCGTACGATTCTGGACCGTGGCCGGCGTGTGCGTCATCCGCCTGCTTTCTGTGAATCCCGGCCATCAGCACCAAGGAGTGGGCAAAGCCCTGATACGCGAGATCGAGCAGGTCGTGACCAATGCCCATAAGCTCTACGCCTGCACGATGTTGCGAACAGCTCGTAATATTCAGTTCTTTCTGAACCTGGGGTACAAGGCCGAGACCATCCTCCCCGATCACTACGATCATCTCGATCTCATTTGCTTCGCGAAATATCGCTGA